The proteins below are encoded in one region of Nakamurella flava:
- a CDS encoding cytochrome c oxidase subunit 4, which yields MAGHDTDTKPEAAKGGLKVETWVFLGLTGFFLLAAVVYNVLAPEEAVGITALYLTFGLSLIIGTFLWFTARRLDEARPEDNDDAEVADGAGDVGFFSPGSYWPFTLAFAAALVGVATAYLLVWLMVIGVGFLLMAVVGLIFEYHRRPAHH from the coding sequence ATGGCCGGCCACGACACCGACACCAAGCCGGAAGCAGCCAAGGGCGGCCTCAAGGTCGAAACCTGGGTTTTCCTGGGGCTGACCGGGTTCTTCCTGCTCGCCGCGGTGGTCTACAACGTGCTGGCGCCCGAGGAGGCCGTCGGCATCACCGCGCTCTACCTGACCTTCGGTCTGTCCCTCATCATCGGGACGTTCCTGTGGTTCACCGCCCGCCGTCTGGACGAGGCGCGGCCGGAGGACAACGACGACGCCGAGGTCGCCGACGGCGCCGGTGACGTCGGGTTCTTCTCGCCGGGCTCGTACTGGCCGTTCACCCTGGCCTTCGCCGCCGCCCTGGTCGGGGTCGCGACCGCCTACCTGCTGGTCTGGCTGATGGTGATCGGCGTCGGGTTCCTGCTGATGGCCGTCGTCGGTCTGATCTTCGAGTACCACCGCCGCCCTGCCCATCACTGA
- a CDS encoding ubiquinol-cytochrome c reductase iron-sulfur subunit yields MSANKNVQIPSDDELKKMSVEERAALGMAMDGVELAEWGPRYVAGSPADKRAERQVAFWFLLAGALAVAFIVIFIWWPWQFVNYDDPGQLMYALYTPLIGLTLGGCILAFGIGVVALAKKIMPHEVAIQQRHQGMSPEADRQSLAAELVDVGDKAGLVKRRGVLKGSLVLAGGGLGLAAVVPVLGGFIKNPWAERADSPLWVTPWKPAADGTRVRLTQIDGTPVRPTDLEAGSMATVFPGVPGGAKASDAAVMLFRVRSDQQILIRDGQQGFQFGDYYAYSKICTHVGCPVSLYEQQTGRVLCPCHQSQFDLYAGMNPVFGPATRPLPQLPLELDDEGYFVARSDFVEAVGPGFWENGKFPAWYEEPKEATG; encoded by the coding sequence ATGAGCGCCAACAAGAACGTCCAGATCCCCTCGGACGACGAGCTGAAGAAGATGTCGGTCGAGGAGCGCGCTGCTCTCGGCATGGCGATGGACGGCGTCGAGCTGGCCGAGTGGGGCCCCCGCTACGTCGCCGGATCGCCGGCGGACAAGCGGGCCGAACGCCAGGTGGCGTTCTGGTTCCTGCTGGCCGGTGCGCTGGCCGTCGCCTTCATCGTGATCTTCATCTGGTGGCCGTGGCAGTTCGTCAACTACGACGATCCCGGCCAGCTGATGTACGCGCTGTACACGCCGCTGATCGGCCTGACGCTGGGCGGGTGCATCCTCGCCTTCGGCATCGGTGTGGTCGCGCTGGCGAAGAAGATCATGCCGCACGAGGTCGCCATCCAGCAGCGTCATCAGGGCATGTCCCCCGAGGCCGACCGGCAGTCGCTGGCCGCCGAACTGGTGGACGTCGGCGACAAGGCCGGCCTGGTCAAGCGCCGGGGCGTGCTGAAGGGCTCGCTCGTGCTGGCCGGCGGTGGCCTCGGTCTCGCGGCGGTGGTGCCGGTGCTGGGCGGGTTCATCAAGAACCCGTGGGCCGAGCGGGCCGACTCGCCGCTGTGGGTCACCCCGTGGAAGCCCGCCGCCGACGGCACCCGGGTGCGCCTCACGCAGATCGACGGCACCCCGGTCCGTCCGACCGACCTCGAGGCCGGTTCCATGGCCACCGTCTTCCCGGGGGTCCCGGGCGGTGCCAAGGCGTCCGACGCCGCGGTCATGCTCTTCCGCGTGCGCTCCGACCAGCAGATCCTCATCCGCGACGGTCAGCAGGGCTTCCAGTTCGGCGACTACTACGCATATTCGAAGATCTGTACGCACGTCGGCTGCCCGGTTTCGCTGTACGAACAGCAGACCGGACGGGTGTTGTGCCCGTGCCACCAGTCGCAGTTCGATCTCTATGCGGGGATGAACCCGGTGTTCGGTCCCGCCACCCGTCCGCTCCCCCAGCTTCCGCTGGAGCTCGACGACGAGGGGTACTTCGTCGCTCGTAGCGACTTCGTGGAGGCCGTGGGTCCGGGCTTCTGGGAGAACGGGAAATTCCCGGCGTGGTACGAGGAGCCGAAGGAGGCTACGGGATGA
- a CDS encoding cytochrome b, with product MSRLTTPTKGSAGGKTLLAKQLDEVDIRYHGAPGLRAALNKVFPSHWSFMLGEACIYSFVVLLLSGVYLTLFFDPSMAETVYQGVYEKLRGVPMSMAYASSLDISFEVRGGLLIRQIHHWAALLFLFAMMFHMMRIFFTGAFRKPRELNWVLGVLLLVLGMAEGFLGYSLPDDLLSGTGLRAVSAFILSIPVIGTWTHWAVFGGDYPGTEIIPRFYSLHILVIPGVILALIGLHVALVWFQKHTQFAGPRATEKNVVGLRVLPSFAAKGGGFFAVVFGIIAMMAGLFQINPIWNLGPYNPSQVSAGVQPDFYMGFLDGMVRIWPNWEIRNLFGHYMVPAVFFPAILGATVLMILVISYPWIEKAFTKDNAMHNLLQRPRDVPVRTALGVAFITFYLVNLINGANDLFAFKLDISLNVMTWMGRVLSIIGPVIAYVVTYRLCLGLQHSDRAVLEHGIETGVLKRLPHGEFIEVHQPLGPVDSHGHPVPLAYQGAPVPKRMNQLGSAGVAVPGLLRPADDSGHISHNEGFGEDSELDSPSRKPIGSGQQ from the coding sequence ATGAGTCGGCTCACCACCCCGACCAAGGGGTCGGCCGGCGGCAAGACGCTGCTCGCCAAACAGCTCGACGAGGTCGACATCCGCTACCACGGGGCTCCCGGGTTGCGGGCGGCGCTCAACAAGGTCTTCCCGAGCCACTGGTCGTTCATGCTCGGCGAGGCCTGCATCTACTCGTTCGTCGTGCTGCTGCTGTCGGGTGTCTACCTGACGCTGTTCTTCGACCCGTCGATGGCGGAGACCGTCTACCAGGGCGTCTACGAGAAGCTGCGTGGCGTCCCGATGTCGATGGCGTACGCGTCGTCGCTGGACATCTCCTTCGAGGTGCGCGGTGGTCTGCTGATCCGGCAGATCCATCACTGGGCCGCGCTGCTGTTCCTCTTCGCGATGATGTTCCACATGATGCGCATCTTCTTCACGGGTGCGTTCCGCAAGCCGCGTGAGCTCAACTGGGTGCTCGGCGTGCTGCTGCTGGTCCTGGGCATGGCCGAGGGCTTCCTCGGCTACTCGCTCCCGGACGACCTGCTGTCCGGCACCGGTCTGCGAGCGGTCAGCGCCTTCATCCTGTCGATCCCGGTCATCGGTACCTGGACCCACTGGGCCGTCTTCGGCGGCGACTACCCGGGCACCGAGATCATCCCGCGGTTCTACTCGCTGCACATCCTGGTCATCCCGGGCGTCATCCTGGCCCTCATCGGTCTGCACGTCGCCCTGGTCTGGTTCCAGAAGCACACCCAGTTCGCCGGCCCCCGCGCCACCGAGAAGAACGTGGTCGGCCTGCGGGTCCTTCCGTCCTTCGCGGCCAAGGGCGGCGGTTTCTTCGCCGTCGTGTTCGGCATCATCGCGATGATGGCGGGCCTGTTCCAGATCAACCCGATCTGGAACCTGGGTCCGTACAACCCCTCGCAGGTGTCGGCCGGTGTGCAGCCCGACTTCTACATGGGCTTCCTGGACGGCATGGTCCGGATCTGGCCCAACTGGGAGATCCGCAACCTGTTCGGGCACTACATGGTCCCGGCGGTGTTCTTCCCGGCCATCCTGGGTGCGACCGTCCTGATGATCCTGGTCATCTCTTATCCGTGGATCGAGAAGGCGTTCACCAAGGACAACGCGATGCACAACCTGCTGCAGCGCCCCCGGGACGTCCCGGTCCGCACCGCGCTGGGCGTCGCGTTCATCACCTTCTACCTGGTGAACCTGATCAACGGCGCGAACGACTTGTTCGCGTTCAAGCTGGACATCTCGCTGAACGTGATGACCTGGATGGGCCGTGTGCTCTCCATCATCGGACCGGTGATCGCGTATGTCGTGACCTACCGGCTCTGCCTGGGCCTGCAGCACTCGGACCGTGCGGTGCTGGAGCACGGCATCGAGACCGGCGTCCTCAAGCGTCTGCCGCACGGTGAGTTCATCGAGGTCCATCAGCCCTTGGGCCCGGTCGACTCGCACGGCCACCCCGTGCCGCTGGCCTACCAGGGTGCCCCGGTGCCCAAGCGGATGAACCAGCTGGGTTCGGCGGGTGTCGCCGTGCCGGGTCTTCTCCGGCCGGCCGACGATTCCGGCCACATCTCACACAACGAGGGCTTCGGCGAGGATTCCGAGCTGGACTCCCCCTCCCGCAAGCCGATCGGCTCCGGCCAGCAGTAA
- a CDS encoding ABC transporter ATP-binding protein, which translates to MEARARMKGLNGSKDRSPDRVDGSAGPGSASSSGDRLRARDLTLAYDHRVIAEHLSVDIPDEGFTVIVGPNACGKSTLLRGLARMLTPTAGSVLLDGQTINGYSTKEVARRLGLLPQTATAPDGITVADLVARGRYPHQRLLRQWSSTDEKVVVESMAATTVLDLADRAVDELSGGQRQRVWLAMALAQQTPILLLDEPTTFLDIAHQIEMLDLCADLQARQRRTVVAVLHDLNHACRYATHLIAMNGGRVVATGAPAEIVTAELVRDVFGLACRIIDDPETGTPLIVPLARQALVAPELHHPDAPAPLTSVAG; encoded by the coding sequence ATGGAAGCGAGGGCGAGGATGAAAGGCCTGAACGGATCGAAGGATCGTTCCCCGGATCGGGTCGACGGCTCCGCTGGTCCTGGCTCGGCGTCGTCGTCGGGTGACCGTTTGCGAGCCCGCGACCTGACCCTCGCCTACGACCACCGGGTCATCGCCGAGCATTTGTCGGTCGACATCCCGGACGAGGGTTTCACGGTCATCGTCGGGCCCAACGCCTGTGGCAAGTCGACACTGCTGCGCGGTCTGGCCCGCATGCTCACCCCGACCGCCGGTTCCGTGCTGCTGGACGGCCAGACGATCAACGGCTACTCCACCAAGGAGGTGGCCCGGCGCCTCGGTCTGCTCCCGCAGACCGCCACCGCCCCCGACGGCATCACCGTCGCCGATCTCGTCGCCCGGGGCCGTTACCCCCACCAGCGGTTGTTGCGGCAGTGGAGCAGCACCGATGAGAAAGTGGTCGTCGAGTCGATGGCCGCGACCACGGTCCTCGATCTCGCGGACCGTGCCGTCGACGAACTGTCCGGCGGCCAACGGCAGCGGGTCTGGCTGGCGATGGCGCTGGCGCAGCAGACGCCGATCCTGCTGCTCGACGAGCCCACGACCTTCCTCGACATCGCGCACCAGATCGAGATGCTCGACCTGTGTGCCGATCTGCAGGCGCGGCAACGACGGACCGTCGTCGCCGTCCTGCACGACCTCAACCATGCTTGCCGGTACGCCACGCATCTCATCGCCATGAACGGCGGGCGGGTGGTGGCGACGGGCGCGCCGGCGGAGATCGTCACGGCCGAACTGGTCCGCGACGTCTTCGGGTTGGCCTGCCGGATCATCGACGACCCCGAGACCGGTACCCCGCTGATCGTGCCGCTGGCCCGCCAGGCCCTGGTCGCGCCGGAACTGCACCATCCCGACGCCCCGGCACCATTGACCTCCGTCGCCGGCTGA
- a CDS encoding FecCD family ABC transporter permease, with amino-acid sequence MSAPTRLPDRTAAAAPQIRRRRALRVGPFSLPYERRTVLVTIGLAAAAVVVVVTAAFLGDFPLPAGDVVASLLGRGTQATDFVVLDLRVARALCAVAIGAALGASGAVFQSISRNPLGSPDIIGFTAGSATGAVVAITVLNVSGLAVAGGALIGGLCTALLVYLLSVGGRTLGYRLILVGIGVNALLWAVNYYLLTAARLEDALTAQVWLVGSLNGRSWEQLWPVLVVLVIAVPLLMMLARPLTLLEMGEDAAAALGVRGNRVRLAVVVLGVLLAAVAVATAGMITFVALAAPQLARRLTGAATVGVLSSALMGGFLLLTSDLVAQRLFAPVQFPVGVATGAVGGLYLMWLLLSEWKRGRG; translated from the coding sequence GTGAGCGCCCCCACCCGCCTACCCGATCGGACGGCCGCCGCTGCTCCGCAGATCCGGCGGCGTCGCGCCCTGCGGGTCGGGCCGTTCAGCCTGCCGTACGAGCGGCGCACCGTCCTGGTCACGATCGGACTCGCCGCCGCCGCGGTCGTCGTGGTGGTGACGGCGGCGTTCCTGGGCGACTTCCCGCTCCCCGCCGGGGACGTCGTCGCCTCGCTGCTGGGCCGCGGCACCCAGGCGACCGACTTCGTGGTCCTCGACCTGCGGGTGGCCCGGGCCCTGTGCGCCGTCGCCATCGGCGCCGCGTTGGGTGCCTCCGGCGCCGTGTTCCAGTCGATCTCCCGCAACCCGCTGGGCAGTCCCGACATCATCGGCTTCACCGCGGGGTCGGCGACCGGCGCGGTGGTCGCCATCACCGTGCTCAATGTCTCCGGGTTGGCCGTGGCCGGCGGGGCGCTCATCGGCGGCCTGTGCACGGCGCTGCTGGTCTACCTGCTGTCCGTCGGCGGCCGCACGCTGGGCTATCGGCTGATCCTCGTCGGTATCGGCGTGAACGCCCTGCTGTGGGCGGTCAACTACTACCTGTTGACCGCGGCCCGTCTTGAGGACGCGCTGACCGCGCAGGTGTGGCTGGTCGGTTCGCTCAACGGACGCAGCTGGGAGCAGTTGTGGCCCGTCCTCGTCGTCTTGGTGATCGCCGTGCCGCTGCTGATGATGCTGGCCCGTCCGCTCACGCTGCTGGAGATGGGGGAGGACGCCGCCGCGGCACTGGGGGTACGGGGCAACCGCGTCCGGCTGGCCGTGGTGGTGCTCGGTGTGCTGCTGGCGGCCGTCGCGGTCGCCACCGCGGGCATGATCACCTTCGTCGCGCTGGCTGCTCCGCAGCTGGCCCGCCGGTTGACCGGGGCCGCCACGGTCGGGGTGCTCTCGAGCGCGTTGATGGGTGGTTTCCTGCTGCTCACCAGTGACCTCGTCGCCCAGCGGCTCTTCGCCCCCGTGCAGTTTCCGGTCGGTGTCGCGACCGGTGCGGTCGGGGGTCTGTATCTGATGTGGCTGTTGCTCAGCGAATGGAAGCGAGGGCGAGGATGA
- a CDS encoding FecCD family ABC transporter permease — protein sequence MTSLPQRSLSTTFPTPRTDAPTPAARSDAPTTAAPGGSTRPQTPPSRDEPRLSWLRRLAGTSGRKTAIAVVLFALVVLVSLLSVAIGSRTIPLSEVLGVLFSPDGSQTSTIVHELRIPRTLLGLIVGVALGLAGAVMQALTRNPLADPGLLGVNAGAAVAVVGGIAVFGIGTAVGYLPFAMAGAAVASLVVYLLGAAGRSGATPVRLALAGVAVTAALTAVIEALTLLDPATFDRYRFWVVGALAGRGMDVFWPVLIPIVVGSLLALLLGRSLNAMALGDDVGRALGARIGRTRIASGLVIMLLAGAATAAAGPISFLGLAVPHAARAITGPDNRWVLAYSALLAPLILVGADVIGRVVLRPGELGVGTVTAILGAPIFIALVRRRRVAQL from the coding sequence GTGACCTCGCTGCCCCAGCGGTCCCTGTCCACCACCTTCCCGACGCCGCGGACGGACGCCCCCACGCCGGCCGCGCGATCGGACGCGCCGACCACCGCCGCGCCGGGGGGATCGACCAGGCCCCAGACCCCACCGTCCCGTGACGAACCCCGGCTCTCCTGGCTCCGCCGGCTCGCCGGTACCTCCGGCCGGAAGACGGCCATCGCCGTCGTGCTGTTCGCCCTGGTCGTCCTGGTCAGCCTGCTCTCGGTCGCCATCGGCTCGCGCACGATCCCGTTGAGCGAGGTGCTCGGGGTGCTGTTCTCGCCCGATGGTTCCCAGACCTCGACGATCGTGCACGAGCTCCGCATCCCCCGCACCCTGCTCGGGCTGATCGTGGGGGTCGCCCTCGGCCTGGCCGGAGCGGTCATGCAGGCCCTGACCCGCAATCCACTGGCTGATCCCGGTCTGCTCGGCGTGAACGCCGGGGCCGCCGTCGCGGTGGTCGGCGGCATCGCCGTCTTCGGGATCGGCACCGCGGTCGGCTATCTGCCGTTCGCGATGGCGGGGGCCGCCGTCGCCTCCCTCGTCGTCTACCTGCTCGGGGCGGCTGGTCGCAGCGGTGCGACGCCGGTCCGTCTGGCCCTGGCCGGCGTGGCCGTCACCGCGGCCCTCACCGCCGTCATCGAGGCCCTCACCCTGCTCGATCCGGCAACCTTCGACCGATACCGGTTCTGGGTCGTCGGGGCGCTCGCCGGACGCGGGATGGACGTCTTCTGGCCGGTCCTGATCCCGATCGTCGTCGGCTCCCTGCTGGCGCTGCTGCTCGGCCGGTCGCTGAACGCCATGGCCCTCGGCGACGACGTGGGGCGGGCGCTGGGCGCGCGCATCGGTCGGACCCGGATCGCCTCCGGTCTGGTCATCATGCTGCTGGCCGGGGCGGCCACCGCCGCGGCCGGCCCCATCTCGTTCCTCGGCCTGGCCGTGCCGCACGCCGCCCGGGCCATCACCGGACCCGACAACCGCTGGGTCCTGGCCTACAGTGCGCTGCTGGCCCCGCTGATCCTGGTCGGAGCCGACGTCATCGGCCGCGTCGTCTTGCGCCCGGGGGAGCTCGGCGTGGGGACGGTGACCGCCATCCTCGGCGCCCCCATCTTCATCGCGCTGGTCCGTCGCCGCCGGGTGGCCCAGCTGTGA